In Alteromonas sp. V450, the following proteins share a genomic window:
- a CDS encoding MBL fold metallo-hydrolase has translation MKIHTLSGYIQHIYLVEDTSGILLLDGCSRADVDEVCRYITQTLGRPLSHLKLITVTHMHPDHAGGAMLLRQRSGAQVASHPKASQWYRGVMGRIAHSIDILLTWYVAGRIGKPRKPVWYNPVLAPDILLKGKQRLPGFADWQVLYTPGHTDHDLSLVHTPTQQAYIADVLVQVKGELVPPYPLCHPNQYRQTLNMLANSQIDTFFCAHVPPTKKDDIDFAHVVENAPRKPKNHWHSSKNRIKKKLFGLTKEH, from the coding sequence ATGAAAATTCATACTTTGTCTGGCTATATACAGCATATCTACCTTGTTGAAGATACTTCGGGTATTTTACTTCTCGACGGCTGTAGCCGTGCCGATGTCGATGAAGTGTGCCGATACATTACGCAAACACTAGGGCGTCCGCTTAGCCATTTAAAACTGATCACTGTTACACATATGCATCCCGACCATGCGGGTGGGGCAATGCTGCTACGGCAAAGAAGTGGCGCACAGGTAGCATCTCACCCTAAGGCAAGCCAGTGGTATCGCGGTGTTATGGGGCGCATAGCGCACAGTATTGATATTCTGTTAACTTGGTATGTGGCAGGGCGTATAGGCAAGCCCAGAAAGCCGGTATGGTATAACCCTGTATTGGCCCCCGATATTTTATTGAAAGGTAAACAACGCCTGCCGGGCTTCGCCGACTGGCAGGTACTATACACGCCAGGTCATACCGATCATGATTTGTCTTTGGTGCACACGCCTACGCAACAGGCATACATTGCCGATGTGTTGGTGCAGGTTAAAGGTGAATTAGTACCGCCTTATCCACTCTGTCACCCTAACCAATACCGGCAAACGCTAAACATGCTGGCAAATTCACAAATTGATACATTCTTTTGTGCGCACGTACCGCCAACAAAAAAAGACGATATTGATTTTGCGCATGTTGTCGAAAACGCCCCCCGAAAGCCTAAGAATCACTGGCATTCCAGCAAAAACCGTATAAAGAAAAAGCTATTTGGCTTAACAAAAGAGCACTAA